Proteins encoded in a region of the Chitinispirillales bacterium genome:
- a CDS encoding GGDEF domain-containing protein: MYNDKIFMKIIRFVTAKKLEDGDILSIKDMHDVMRISFGFISIVLGIIFTSFWGMLNYLVDRSIVSVLFEYSCVAILIISLINLLRGESFYLNGSIIPIIVYSAIFLYLFYDGGEDGTKGLWIVILPLLNIFLCGSKFGLIISIFEYLIILALGLTDDIGWNYSPYQLLKYSGVYWAIFALAFVFELVRSVYEENISRLNVLIANKNELMKKSENFEDWLGIYSWNGFSTVSYITWKQAVRDSVSVSILMIEVDAFEELNKKYGYWACEDVLKQTVTIIHKNVRRPLDSIGRYRYNVCCALLYSADIDSATLIAEKIYYEVKNHKFKHAGFEVDISTTVSIGIASEAEPSALDNSLDEIISRADANLQKAKKENGNICYFEGSKE, from the coding sequence ATGTATAACGACAAGATTTTTATGAAAATAATTCGGTTTGTGACCGCTAAAAAATTGGAAGACGGCGATATTTTATCAATTAAGGATATGCATGATGTAATGAGGATTTCATTCGGATTTATTTCTATAGTTTTAGGAATAATATTTACGTCGTTTTGGGGAATGCTGAATTATTTGGTTGATAGAAGCATTGTTTCGGTTCTTTTTGAATATTCCTGCGTAGCGATACTTATTATATCGCTTATAAATCTTTTGCGCGGCGAAAGTTTTTATTTAAACGGTTCAATTATTCCGATAATTGTTTATTCGGCAATATTTTTATATTTGTTTTATGATGGCGGAGAAGACGGAACCAAAGGGCTTTGGATTGTTATTTTACCGCTTTTGAACATATTTTTATGCGGTTCAAAATTCGGGCTCATCATTTCTATTTTTGAATATTTAATTATTTTGGCTTTGGGTTTAACGGACGATATCGGCTGGAATTATTCGCCTTACCAACTTTTGAAATATTCCGGCGTTTATTGGGCTATTTTTGCTTTGGCTTTTGTTTTTGAGTTGGTAAGGAGCGTGTATGAAGAAAATATCAGTCGTTTGAATGTATTGATAGCCAACAAAAACGAATTAATGAAAAAGAGTGAAAACTTTGAAGATTGGTTGGGAATATATAGTTGGAACGGATTTTCTACGGTAAGTTATATAACATGGAAACAAGCGGTAAGGGACAGCGTCTCAGTTTCGATTTTGATGATAGAAGTGGATGCGTTTGAGGAACTTAATAAAAAATACGGGTATTGGGCTTGTGAAGATGTTTTGAAGCAAACCGTCACTATTATTCATAAAAATGTAAGAAGACCTTTGGACTCAATAGGAAGATACAGGTATAATGTATGTTGCGCGCTTTTGTATTCGGCGGACATAGATTCTGCGACTCTAATAGCTGAGAAAATTTATTACGAAGTTAAAAATCACAAATTTAAACATGCGGGATTTGAAGTAGATATATCTACAACCGTCAGCATAGGTATCGCTTCCGAAGCGGAGCCGTCCGCATTAGATAATTCTTTGGATGAAATAATATCGCGAGCCGATGCTAATTTGCAGAAGGCAAAAAAAGAAAACGGTAACATTTGCTATTTTGAAGGAAGTAAAGAATGA
- a CDS encoding PilZ domain-containing protein has product MIQKKVENKRVNPRRNLYYYLQVIDIDADNKLGRIADLTTGGMMLISDKQFEIGSVVKARIILDNNLFDMLFSDLDITFTTQWSKPDAKPGHFANGLKFVDLNDKDLRTIEQIIQKIGFNG; this is encoded by the coding sequence ATGATACAAAAAAAAGTTGAAAATAAGAGAGTTAACCCGCGGCGCAATCTATATTATTATTTACAAGTAATCGACATAGACGCCGATAATAAATTGGGAAGAATCGCAGATTTAACTACCGGCGGAATGATGCTTATAAGCGACAAACAATTTGAAATAGGTTCTGTCGTAAAAGCAAGAATCATTTTGGATAATAACTTGTTCGATATGCTTTTTAGCGACCTTGACATAACATTTACAACACAATGGAGTAAACCGGACGCAAAACCTGGACATTTCGCAAACGGTCTGAAATTTGTTGACTTAAACGATAAAGATTTAAGAACGATAGAGCAAATAATACAAAAAATCGGATTTAATGGATAA